One segment of Streptosporangium brasiliense DNA contains the following:
- a CDS encoding maleylpyruvate isomerase N-terminal domain-containing protein, protein MSGRDALVALTQESRALSAVLRDLEPGCLKLPTNCPPWDMQELIVHITASIGLGDTGFPDAEPHAPLVSAADYYRRPERDTQVYRQNNVDQTQELARRILASTSAAQWFDEISHDSIAKLSQEDLDRVVLMPGRGAMRLSDWVVTRVISVAAHGLDVALALERTPWTTPSALHVMRPVFTALLGMELPVDLNWDDQAFLAAATGRRALTGDERTLLGPRTERFPLLS, encoded by the coding sequence ATGTCCGGCCGCGATGCGCTGGTTGCACTGACACAAGAAAGTCGGGCGTTGTCCGCAGTCCTGCGAGATTTGGAACCGGGATGCCTGAAGCTTCCAACGAACTGCCCACCCTGGGACATGCAGGAGCTCATCGTCCACATCACCGCCAGCATCGGCCTCGGCGACACCGGCTTTCCTGATGCCGAGCCGCATGCGCCACTCGTCAGTGCGGCCGATTACTATCGCAGACCTGAACGAGACACTCAGGTCTACCGGCAAAACAACGTCGATCAGACCCAGGAACTGGCCCGGAGGATCCTCGCCTCGACCTCTGCTGCTCAGTGGTTCGACGAGATTTCCCACGACTCAATCGCCAAACTGAGCCAAGAAGATCTGGACCGCGTGGTCCTGATGCCGGGCCGCGGTGCGATGAGACTGTCCGACTGGGTCGTCACCCGTGTCATCTCCGTCGCGGCCCACGGATTGGATGTCGCATTGGCCCTAGAGCGGACGCCGTGGACCACGCCCTCTGCACTGCACGTCATGCGGCCAGTTTTCACCGCGCTGCTCGGCATGGAACTTCCCGTCGACTTGAACTGGGATGACCAAGCGTTCCTGGCCGCAGCAACCGGTCGCCGAGCTTTGACAGGGGACGAGCGCACCCTGCTTGGTCCTCGAACGGAGCGCTTCCCGCTTCTGTCCTGA
- a CDS encoding alpha/beta hydrolase → MTSMQARLTTVMVRLMGVKRRMYGSAEKVHKSIAADRRRGPAVPGFKDRLSVEEQHVAGHRVYTVRPKSGHTNRHLLYLHGGGWSLSITSLHWDFIGTLAERLGCSITVPLYPPAPEHTARDVWAMLLPLYRDLVERFSPEVLTVMGDSAGGNLSLSLIMQARQAGLPQPAHLVLVSPCVDISCSDPAMVALERVDPILAPEGVREAGRLYAGGLDPRDPVVSPLYGSLRGLAPITVFTGTLDILNADAHRLRDRARQEGVSLDWFEYPGVMHVWPLYSLPESRRAVDEIVATVEKSPASDRD, encoded by the coding sequence ATGACAAGCATGCAAGCGCGGCTGACCACCGTCATGGTCAGGCTGATGGGCGTCAAACGGCGCATGTACGGCAGCGCGGAGAAGGTACACAAGAGCATCGCCGCCGATCGCAGGAGAGGCCCCGCCGTACCCGGCTTCAAGGATCGGCTCTCCGTCGAGGAGCAGCACGTGGCCGGTCACCGCGTCTACACGGTGCGCCCGAAGTCCGGGCACACCAACCGTCACCTGTTGTACCTGCACGGCGGTGGCTGGTCCTTGTCGATCACCTCGCTGCACTGGGATTTCATCGGCACGCTGGCCGAACGGCTGGGCTGCTCGATCACCGTCCCCCTGTACCCGCCGGCCCCCGAGCACACCGCCCGCGACGTGTGGGCCATGCTCCTGCCTCTCTACCGGGACCTCGTCGAGCGGTTCTCCCCGGAGGTCCTGACCGTGATGGGCGACTCCGCCGGGGGCAACCTCTCCCTGTCCCTGATCATGCAGGCCAGGCAGGCCGGTCTGCCGCAACCAGCACACCTGGTGCTGGTGTCGCCGTGCGTCGACATCTCCTGCAGCGACCCGGCCATGGTGGCGCTGGAGCGGGTCGACCCGATTCTCGCCCCCGAGGGCGTGCGCGAGGCCGGCCGCCTGTACGCGGGAGGCCTGGACCCGCGTGATCCGGTGGTCAGCCCCCTGTACGGCTCGCTCCGCGGGCTGGCCCCCATCACCGTGTTCACGGGCACCCTCGACATCCTCAACGCCGACGCCCACCGGCTCAGGGACAGGGCCCGGCAGGAGGGCGTGTCCCTGGACTGGTTCGAGTACCCCGGCGTGATGCACGTCTGGCCCCTGTACTCCCTGCCCGAGTCCAGACGGGCGGTCGACGAGATCGTCGCGACCGTCGAGAAGTCCCCCGCGAGTGACCGTGACTGA
- a CDS encoding TetR/AcrR family transcriptional regulator, with protein sequence MQIVGAVEERRRRNRARKRRLIGDAAVSLALERGLESLTVEGIAEAADISTRTFFNYFSTKEEALTVGPSSSAEELAALVTARPADEPVVRSMRFLAKEIAESFVPSREQVALWRRNPELLARARRPADQEQIFVTLMRTVADRMEADLPREVYPSVLVVTTFSIIEWAVRASWQDDVGKSLDDLIDEAFDLIERGL encoded by the coding sequence GTGCAGATCGTGGGTGCGGTGGAAGAGCGTCGCAGACGCAACAGGGCACGGAAGCGACGGCTCATCGGAGACGCGGCGGTGAGCCTGGCCCTGGAGAGGGGGCTGGAGAGCCTGACCGTCGAGGGGATCGCCGAGGCGGCCGACATCTCCACCCGGACCTTCTTCAACTACTTCTCCACCAAGGAAGAGGCCCTGACGGTCGGGCCCTCCTCGTCGGCGGAGGAACTGGCGGCACTGGTGACCGCGCGTCCCGCGGACGAGCCGGTGGTCCGGTCCATGCGATTCCTGGCCAAGGAGATCGCCGAATCCTTCGTGCCCAGCCGCGAGCAGGTCGCGCTGTGGCGCCGTAACCCCGAACTGCTCGCCCGGGCGCGCAGACCCGCCGATCAAGAGCAGATCTTCGTGACCCTCATGCGGACCGTGGCCGATCGGATGGAGGCCGACCTGCCGCGTGAGGTCTACCCCAGCGTGCTGGTCGTCACGACGTTCTCCATCATCGAGTGGGCCGTGCGGGCCTCCTGGCAGGACGACGTCGGCAAGTCTCTCGACGATCTGATCGACGAGGCCTTCGACCTGATCGAGCGCGGCCTGTAA
- a CDS encoding tyrosine-type recombinase/integrase, which translates to MERQLTQLTGKGLGFTEPKSAAGKRTVVVPELILEDLRAHVKDFTQDGDKGLVFTGPDDGPLRDTNFNRRVWAQALMDAGLPKIHFHDLRHTGNTLAANAGASIRELMERMGHSSTRAAMIYQHSTDERQREVARKLDDLARGALKKGSGTQRARERKKAE; encoded by the coding sequence GTGGAACGTCAGTTGACGCAGCTCACCGGCAAGGGGCTCGGCTTCACCGAACCCAAGTCTGCGGCGGGCAAGCGGACCGTGGTGGTACCCGAGCTGATCCTTGAGGACCTGCGGGCGCACGTGAAGGACTTCACCCAGGACGGTGACAAGGGTCTGGTATTCACGGGACCGGATGACGGGCCGCTCCGTGACACCAACTTCAACCGGCGTGTCTGGGCTCAGGCGCTCATGGACGCGGGCCTGCCAAAGATCCACTTTCACGACCTGCGGCACACCGGAAACACCCTCGCCGCGAACGCCGGGGCGTCGATCCGGGAGCTGATGGAACGCATGGGCCACTCCAGCACGAGGGCAGCGATGATCTATCAGCACTCGACCGACGAGCGGCAGCGGGAGGTGGCCCGCAAGCTCGACGACCTCGCCCGTGGGGCACTGAAGAAGGGATCGGGCACGCAACGGGCACGGGAACGGAAGAAAGCCGAATGA
- a CDS encoding Imm21 family immunity protein: protein MLHTWVSTAGGPLIAVPKSELNSWAGVDDNSGPVETWGDYGRACAVEGYIGLVTVGAQQALVLGDEPAMTTYLPAERLFLRWAAANSEAELVEAAKLALAAEPAWDDDEDLNWEVRESIVLFDSTIPGAELQPDERLIIDLGPGQYRVRATYTKDEDNWMILVQLQPAT from the coding sequence GTGCTGCATACATGGGTCAGCACCGCAGGAGGGCCACTTATCGCCGTCCCCAAGTCCGAGCTCAACAGCTGGGCGGGTGTGGACGACAACAGCGGTCCTGTGGAGACCTGGGGCGACTACGGCCGCGCCTGTGCCGTTGAGGGCTACATCGGCCTTGTTACCGTTGGCGCGCAGCAGGCCCTCGTTCTCGGCGACGAACCGGCCATGACGACCTACCTGCCTGCCGAACGCCTCTTCCTGCGATGGGCCGCAGCAAACTCCGAAGCCGAGCTGGTCGAGGCGGCCAAGCTGGCCCTCGCAGCGGAGCCAGCTTGGGACGATGACGAAGACCTGAACTGGGAGGTGCGGGAGTCAATCGTGCTCTTCGACTCCACAATCCCCGGTGCTGAGCTGCAGCCTGACGAGCGCCTCATTATTGATCTTGGGCCTGGACAGTACAGGGTCCGAGCCACCTATACGAAGGACGAGGACAACTGGATGATCCTCGTCCAGCTCCAGCCAGCAACCTGA
- a CDS encoding helix-turn-helix transcriptional regulator, producing MLYGRSREQADIERLLAEARAGQSGTLVIRGQAGIGKSALLHHAAARAEDMRVLRGVGIESEAELPFAALHSLLRTGLGRIRTLPDAQATALSGALGLGDVAPENRFLVGLATLSLLSEIAGDGALLCLIDDAQWFDQASIDALLFAARRLDAEGVAMIFAAREGFPAAGLSELRLGGLDDAAAAALLPDVLLPQVRERLIEEADGNPLALIELPAALTAEQRAGRLSPVGAMPVADRVQEMFRNQIAALPEAARTALLIAAADGSGELETVVGAGASLQGLESAERNRLMEIRGTTIGFRHPLIRAAAYQSAPVTRRLAVHRALADALTDSVAVDAADRRAWHLASAVLGTDEGVARELEEVAERARTRGGYAATAAAYERAAELTADPVRRSGRLAAAALAASDAGLMGRAAALADSATPDVDDPLVISALIQVRAHREFEQGTPLAAGRIVMDGVPRVMARSSERATWLLVEAIRCAWSAGDAGLAEEAAAGLRVLPEIDSPLVRGALGLTRMLSGDIGGGTELMGEAVDGHALAELGVPGLTFTASLCFPLGRAARYEEIAGRVVAECRKSGMIGWLAVAFQDHGLAQGWLCRYGEARATLNAGLRLAAELGHEHQVSHLMCSLAWVLAHQGDVEQCRANAEEGIARADGQGLALAAAIGRWALGRLELGLGRPDAALQQFEAIPSTGLTVLSAADQVEAAIRGGRPERAKEPLARYLEWARHVRQPSSDAIALRCRALVEKDEAHFAHAVRCHEAGDQPYEQARTQLAYGEWLRRARRRADARAQLRGALEIFDRLGAELWAERARAELRATGDVPAAPRKADDPLSVLTPRERQIVRLAANGTSNRDIAAQLFLSPRTVGYHLYKAFPKLGITSRSQLAAVARSSPVPD from the coding sequence GTGCTGTACGGGCGATCAAGGGAACAAGCGGACATCGAACGGCTCCTGGCGGAGGCCAGGGCCGGCCAGAGCGGGACTCTTGTCATCCGCGGCCAGGCGGGCATCGGTAAGTCGGCGCTCCTGCACCATGCCGCCGCGCGGGCGGAAGACATGCGAGTGCTGCGCGGTGTCGGCATCGAGTCCGAGGCCGAGTTGCCCTTCGCCGCGCTTCATTCCCTTCTCCGCACCGGGCTGGGCCGGATCCGCACACTGCCGGACGCGCAGGCCACCGCACTCAGCGGGGCTTTGGGCCTGGGTGACGTCGCGCCGGAGAACCGGTTCCTGGTCGGGTTGGCCACGCTGAGTCTTCTCTCCGAGATCGCAGGGGATGGCGCGCTGCTCTGTCTCATCGATGACGCACAGTGGTTCGACCAGGCGTCCATCGACGCGCTGTTGTTCGCCGCCCGCCGCCTCGACGCTGAAGGCGTCGCTATGATCTTCGCCGCTCGAGAGGGTTTCCCCGCCGCAGGGCTGTCCGAGCTCCGGCTGGGTGGGTTGGACGATGCCGCCGCCGCTGCCCTGCTTCCGGATGTCCTTCTGCCACAGGTGCGGGAACGCCTCATCGAGGAAGCGGACGGCAACCCCCTGGCGCTCATCGAACTGCCCGCCGCGCTCACCGCCGAACAGCGCGCCGGGCGATTGTCGCCGGTGGGTGCCATGCCCGTCGCCGATCGAGTTCAGGAGATGTTCCGGAACCAGATAGCCGCGCTTCCCGAGGCGGCGCGCACCGCGCTGCTGATCGCGGCGGCGGACGGGTCCGGTGAGCTTGAGACCGTGGTGGGTGCGGGTGCCTCCCTCCAGGGCCTCGAATCAGCCGAGCGGAACCGCCTGATGGAGATCAGGGGGACGACCATCGGTTTCCGTCATCCCCTCATCAGGGCCGCCGCCTACCAGAGCGCGCCGGTCACCCGGCGCCTTGCCGTACATCGAGCCCTCGCCGACGCCCTGACCGACTCGGTCGCCGTGGATGCGGCCGACCGGCGGGCGTGGCACCTGGCCTCCGCCGTGCTCGGCACTGACGAGGGAGTCGCGCGAGAGTTGGAGGAGGTGGCGGAACGGGCGCGTACTCGCGGTGGCTACGCCGCGACCGCGGCCGCCTACGAGCGTGCTGCCGAGCTCACCGCCGATCCGGTACGGCGATCGGGACGGCTGGCCGCTGCCGCGTTGGCAGCAAGCGATGCCGGGCTGATGGGGCGTGCGGCCGCGCTCGCTGACAGCGCCACGCCTGACGTGGATGACCCCCTCGTGATCAGCGCGCTGATCCAGGTACGTGCCCATCGCGAATTCGAGCAGGGCACACCGCTCGCGGCGGGCCGGATCGTCATGGACGGTGTTCCTCGGGTGATGGCCCGTTCCTCCGAGCGGGCCACCTGGCTGCTGGTGGAAGCCATCCGCTGCGCCTGGTCCGCCGGTGATGCGGGGCTGGCCGAGGAGGCGGCCGCCGGCCTCCGCGTGCTCCCGGAGATCGACTCGCCGCTGGTCCGCGGGGCGCTTGGGCTGACCCGCATGCTGAGCGGTGACATCGGAGGTGGGACCGAGCTCATGGGCGAGGCGGTCGACGGACATGCGCTTGCCGAGCTGGGAGTGCCTGGGCTGACCTTCACCGCCTCCCTGTGCTTCCCGCTGGGCCGCGCCGCCCGCTACGAGGAGATCGCCGGACGGGTCGTGGCGGAGTGCCGGAAAAGCGGAATGATCGGTTGGCTCGCCGTCGCATTCCAGGATCATGGTCTCGCGCAGGGGTGGCTCTGCCGGTACGGCGAGGCCAGGGCAACCCTGAACGCAGGGCTGCGGCTGGCGGCGGAACTGGGGCACGAGCATCAGGTCAGTCATCTCATGTGCTCTCTCGCCTGGGTGCTCGCTCACCAAGGGGATGTGGAGCAGTGTCGCGCCAACGCCGAGGAAGGCATCGCGAGAGCCGACGGCCAGGGACTGGCCCTCGCGGCGGCCATCGGGCGCTGGGCACTCGGCCGACTCGAACTCGGCCTGGGCCGTCCGGACGCCGCCCTCCAGCAGTTCGAGGCCATCCCGTCGACGGGCCTCACCGTCCTCTCCGCCGCCGACCAGGTCGAGGCCGCCATCCGTGGCGGCCGGCCCGAGCGGGCGAAGGAGCCGCTTGCCAGATACCTGGAGTGGGCGCGGCACGTCCGTCAGCCGTCGTCGGACGCGATCGCCCTGCGCTGCCGTGCCCTCGTCGAGAAGGACGAGGCGCACTTCGCGCATGCCGTGCGCTGCCATGAGGCAGGCGATCAGCCGTACGAACAGGCGAGGACGCAGCTCGCCTATGGCGAGTGGCTGCGACGGGCACGGCGGCGAGCGGACGCCCGCGCACAGTTACGGGGTGCGCTGGAGATCTTCGACCGGCTCGGCGCGGAGCTGTGGGCCGAGCGCGCCCGGGCGGAGTTGCGCGCGACCGGAGACGTGCCGGCGGCGCCGCGCAAGGCCGACGACCCGCTCAGCGTACTCACCCCCAGGGAACGCCAGATCGTACGGCTGGCGGCCAACGGCACCTCCAACCGCGACATCGCCGCTCAGCTTTTCCTCAGCCCGCGGACCGTCGGCTATCACCTCTACAAGGCTTTCCCCAAGCTTGGTATCACCTCGCGGTCTCAGTTGGCGGCTGTCGCCCGGTCTTCGCCGGTGCCCGACTGA